The Denticeps clupeoides chromosome 1, fDenClu1.1, whole genome shotgun sequence genome segment ACAAAGGTCTCCATTAGGCTGCATTATGTCTCACCCTTAACGGATTACTTCAACCTTTTACAAATACGTGTGGTTTTATTTAAAGGCATTCTGGAATAACACTTCAAATATACCACTACCTTGTGGACAAAGTGCTGGGATACCGGGCCATTTCTAGCCCCATTGCAGCAATGATAGCTTCCACTGTTCTGGAAATGCTTTACAGGGAATATTTGCTCATTATTCCAGAAGAGCGTTTGTGAGGTTAAATGTTGATTTTGAATGCGAAGACCTGGCTCACAATCTCTATCCAAGTTCATCCATGTTGGATGCCTGCAGCATTGAGAGTTCCTGAAAGAGTTccattatggggcagtggtggaagcaGACCTGTTATtggaaggttgtctgttcgaatcccaagccacaGCAcagtttttgttgtgtgtgctgtgctttacagcgacaaccacttcactttcacttatgctAGCATCTAatacaaaacagacacaaaatCTGCAGCCTGTGGAATACTCAACAGGGAAGACATTTTTATGAGACATTTTCAAAGGTATCTGCTTGAATCCATATAATTTTTCACAATGACCTATTCACAAATATTCGTAACTGCAGACTGCTTGGCTGGTACCTGACTTTCCGccattcaataaataaattctgtTGTTCACTTAGTAAGGACAAAACCATCCATAAATTTAAGAACAATATTAGACATTATAAAGTTgttgtataaaattaatattatcAAAGACGTCACATTTCTATGAATTTCTGGAAATTGTTCCCACTATTTATTAGTACCTTGATCAATTTGGCAGTTGGGGTAGCTGTCCATCTGTAACTTCAGTAAATTAGTGCTAAACATCTCTTTGTAAATATTAATGAGCGCACATGCTATTTTAAAGCCTTATACCTATTTTATATGGTGGTGTAGGTGGGAACAGCTGTTTGTGACAGTGTACTCCAAATTACATTAGCACTCCCTCCCTGCCCTGTCCAACTGGATAAGGACCTAATCTTAACATTACGACGTCAGTGGCTATCTACAGGGAATTAAGCCTTGATTCTTAATGGCCGATGACGTCCATGTGACACAATTACTTCAAGTACGTGaaggcttttgtttttttttcagtgctctGCAATATGGATACATCATTCATCCAGGATAgtgcaataattattattttttttaatttatatctAGTTTGGAACGTTAAGAACACcacagaagacattttttttgttgtgatttACACTTGTGAGGGGAAGCTTTTGCATTGagttgacttacaatcagtagttacaaggacagtccccctataGCAACTTCCTCAGGGTTTCAGCCTGTGACTTAATGGTggtctggttcacaggcgagtgtgttagccactaggctactaccattacGATAAAACAAGGGTGACCCCTGGCTTTTGCCATCCATAAATTCAGCTAGGTGGGACGTTGTGACATGAGTGAAACAACAGTAACATTCGAGTAATACCATCCTTTTATTACAGAGATAAACTCAGTGTTGGCAAACTGCTGTCACCTGAGGATATTCTCACCTACTGCCAGACAACCACAGGAATTTATAAAGGGACGGTCTAACAAAGTACTTcctgttaaaataaaacatacaaaaaatgtacaaagttGTGTTTGCAGTCCAGTACAAAGGAAATAGTAGATGATTTACTAGTGGTCAACACTGACCACattatgaatgaattatttcGATTAGGGCTTATTTCAATTACAATATATTGTAACCTCATCATTCATGAATTATCAGGCATGGCTTTACAATGTATTGCATATTGTGTATTAAATACTTAAAGGAcatcagaaataaaacattgaattaGTGCAAATATACAGTCTCAACAATTTTTTAGAAACCTTTAGAAAACTCTTTCACCTTCAACATTCACATTCTTTCTCAGCAACTTTACTTTCTCcattttattctgtgttttCCCTCAGTATGTGCAGCTACTCACCCTGCGGGTGATTTTGTCAAGGTGGCAGCGTGAATAGTAAGTGCTTTCTCTCTCCCCAATGAAACGACCTCTTTCAAGCCAAACCACATTGTCAACCCCAATATCAGGCACCTCATCCTAAGCTAGTCTACAAGTACCAGAACAATctaactgtcaaaaaaacatttctacaaTGGAAAACATACATTTCATAGTAATCTCTGAAAGGAACTGTGGTTGCCGCTTTGGACATGGTGGTTAActatgccaaaaaaaaatggattcaaATAAAGTGTCAGCACCTCCTCTGTTGCATGTTCTACCGGGGCTTGCACAAGGCCAGTGGTGAGGCCAAACTCTTTTGTAGGTTTAGTCTGGCAGGCAGCAGGAACcctcttttactgttttatgtGCTGCTCTCAATGCACAGTGGTGTACTGCAGTTCATGTCCAGGGTGACGGGGCGATGGAGGCGTTCCAGGGGCTCGCTGTCTGAACCACAGTCCAGGGTCTCGGTGAGCTCTCCTTCCTTCTCACAGATAGCGGTCATGGGGCTGCTGGGGATGCGGCTGCAGGTGTTGTAGCGGCTGCTCGCGGCCGATGGTGGAGTGCGCGAGCGGCCATGCCTTCCGGCGGCAGGGCAGAGTGCAGGGGAGAGACGGGGCACAGGCCACTCCTCTGCAGCCCTGCAGCCATGAGCCAGAGGTGAGATGGAAGAAGAACCCTCGTCCTCTTGGGGCGAGGGTAAAGGCGACGGCGAAGAGTCGGACTGGGACCGCTGGAGGCGTGGGTCGGTATTCCGCAGCCTCTCGGCGGCTGACATCCGGAAGCTGGACTCGGAGCGGGTGCCTTTCCGCAGCAGAAGGGCTTTGAAGCTGTcgctgctggtggtggagcgGCGGAGGCTGCGCTGAATGGACCCAGCAGCTCGGGACCCAGGGGAAAGGGCAGGACAGCTTCCTGTCGGGGTGACAGGGGAGGAAGGGAAAAGGAGGTTTTGGCCCCGTTCTTCATCACAGTCGCCACGGCCTAGGATCTTCCTCTTTGACCTGAAGGAGTAAACTGGGAAATTAGATTTTGATCCctccaaagtaaaaaaatgtaaaaattaaatttaTATCTCACACCACACCTAAATTCTAGTCCCTAAACTATGCCTCTGCTAGTAGGCCAACTGGATGCTTTTTACCATAACTGAAAAATATCTGTTCAAACTTAAAAGCCATAAAATatcaagacatttacattaaattgaaTTTATAAATCTGTGCAACGTGAACTAGGCTATTATCATGCTATGACACAAATATAAACCTACAAAACACGAACAAGCCTAAACCCAAACATCACAACTAAAAATAGCCTTTAAGGGGATTAAACTGTAAACTAAAGGGCGGTTAACGGGTTCAGGGCGTTCTCGTCCAGTCCCTTGCACTAGTAGGACTGGACATGTACACGGTTACTTGCCAGTCCACTCCACGCCTGTAATCGGGCGTTTATGTTCTGCTGTCTCAGACTGCTCCAGagaaacacacaagcacaccaAGCAAAGCCGTGAACAGACGCGATCCACACGGGAAAGAACAAACATACTCTGTCAAGGTAAGTCCAGTGTGCAGAACAGCAAACAGGATGGCCTTTTGTCAAGGAACAGGATGTTGGATTTATTAAACCCAGGGCTGCGCAATATAAACGGTATAAACGATAtgcaataatatatattattatatattatttgctCCTCGCAAAATTAACAAAGTTGCATCACCTGCacgaaaccacgcctacttgcagcacgagcCATTCGTTCTGGGGCGAGAGCACAGAGCGCATGGCAGTGTTTCCgtggatccttaaaaagtcctaaattcgactttccaaaaaaaataacgccttaaatatcattaatggagtttaaaggtcttaaaaatactgtagacccaacaaacaaaacaaaacaatctgtcagtaatctgccGGTTTTAGTAAGTGTTGCGCAGGCGTGGAACTGATCGGGCAAGTGGTACCGGTCAGGTACTGACAGCGCCATGGAAATGACTGGGAGCGTCCTAGCCCGTTTGGTGCTCTATGCAAAAAAGTCATTATGCTatgaaaaatcacaaaataaaatcttggaatcctggaggggttataaaattataaaatatgaacaagcaatAGTGTTATTTAACACTATTTGTcatgtaaactctacagctgaatacagaaaatcctaacattttatataatcaTTCGCATTAtgcaaatacctggtatttcactggccttatgggtaTGATTAGAAGGTCccctttcagtagaattgcccagatattgttttatatgaTATACAGTTATGCTATATGCTGATGTATCTGTAAGAAGTTTAATATTCAACTTTGTTATTGgcacgttaccctttcaaaaacagttacatttaaacttatttatcaaattatatatgaattttatgctaTATCACAATGCTCTAATTAAACCTTACCTTCATAACAAAACATACAAGTAAGTCGGATTACATTTTGTTTCCCATCATTATATGTATAACATAAGTTTTAGCTACATGCtgacaatatattatatattctaCCATTATTATATATGTTGAATTAAGATAGTTGTAAAGAAACACACATGACTGGGTCACTTTTATGTGAGAAATTCTATCACAAATTAGAACTTATACTAAGAAGTGCTTGAAAAGACTAAACATCAGCATTACAGAAATTGCaggttttaaataatttcatacatatgatgcatctgaaaaacatttttagaatcCTTCTGATAATAAGTCAAGAAAAAGCAATGGCCATTTGGAGAACATAATGAtcaacatttcatttcactttttttcatcgAAGATTGTTGTACCTGTGGATAACTGCAAAGAGATCCTCTGTGGTCCGAGGCCGTGCGGGAGTCACCATCTCGTCCTGCACCTCTACGTCTCTGCTGGCTGTCAGCAAGCTGTCCTCAGTTAGAGATTCAAGCACAACACCTAAAGGACACAGTGCCACATGGTGGTCAGTGGTGGTCCcatgaattaaaatatgaagaaaagaaacaggATGAGTCACCTGCAAATGAAACTGAAGAAAACAGTACAGAACAGTTGGCAAAAAGCGCTCACACCCTAACAGAGAAGAGAAGGAGCCCAGAGTCCTGCATTCAAACTCTTTAATTAatcacgtctctctctctctctctctctctctctctctctcacacacacacattcacactttaGTCTCCGCAAAGGAATGGTTCACAATTGGCTTGATATGTTGTCTGCCATGCTACACAAGTCTACATGtgatttccatttacagccagCAAATGAAACGTGAAAACTGACAGGACCATATAACAGCTCGCTCATCCACTCGTCAGCTGTGggggaggatgtgtgtgtttgagaagtgCATTATGACTGTGTCACTGAAAAGCGGGGGTAGGGGGCAACGCAACACACAGAGAAGCAGCCGGGCTTTATAATTTGCCTCCTACTCTATATCCATTTAACCATCCGCGCTCTGTGGCTCAGAGAAAGCCAACTGTGCCTCATCTAGCTTTCAGGTTTCGCAATGCAAAGCTTTCTATAAAACATCAGATTAAAGCTTCCTGAAATTTTCACGCCAAAACCACTTAAAGTTGCACACCTCATTAAATAATCGATTTTTGAGTCATTCTCCACAGTgcttattcatatatttatatgattaCACCCTCTAACACAAACAGTGTTGTGGGTGTAATGAAACTCTGCAAATCTGACTCACCAAATTCCTCCTCTTTGGAACTTGTTGATCCAGAGGTTGTGCTGTCCGCCTCATCATCTCCGTCTGAGGTGCTCCTGTCATCACTCAGCCCAAGATCATGCTCCTGGATTGTGAGGTCCTGGAGGCGCAGTCCCTGAAAGCTGTCGCTGGAGAGCTCACTGCTCAGGGAGTGTCTTCTCTGGGCCATGGGTGTGGAGCTTCCAGAATCACTGTCATCTTCATCTGGGGGCATGGTGAAGCATTGTCCGTTGACTGCTTCAAAAAGACCAAGACCACCCTCTGGGCTCAGAATGACAGATCCATTCATATTTAGCACCTGGGGGTATTCCACCTCAAAATTGGGAATGGCTGGAAGTGGGGGTATAATAAGAGAAAGTCTGGGTTTCCTGGATGGCACAGGTGGGTCAGGGCTGAGAGGCATGATTAATGTGCGAGGTATTAGGTCTACAGGACATGTCTGTACATCAATTGGTGGGACAGAGGACATGCTTTCAGGCTCTGGTTGCTGGGAGATAATATCTGGGCATACATTATTAGGAGATTCTTCACACATATCTTCTAGTTCACCACACTCAATTGTGACGGGATCATTTGAATGTGAAGCCTCCATTACAGATGGTGGTTCTTGCATTGCATTTTCAATTAAACAAGACAGGGGTGGCATCATCATGAAACTTTGACATATTTCAGGGTCTTTGAATGTTTCAGGGTTTCGTGAGATTTGAAGGTCATAATCCTGTTGTTGTTCCTCAACTGGAACGCCTTCATCTTTAGATTCTAGTGAGTGAAGTCGCACCATTTCTAGAAGGCCAGTTGTTATCAGAGGATGTGGACTATTCACAGCCTCTTCTTGTTGTCCTGCACATGGATCAGTTAATATCTCAACAGCTAAACGATCCACAGATCTGGGACAGACTTGTGTCACAGGTTCTGAAAGGAGATTCATCACTGGTAAGGGTGGTGGTGGAAGAAGACTTGGTAAGTTTGGTTGGGGCTGGAACGTGTCAGGCAAAATACAATCCAGAATGATTTCCCTCtcaggaggtggagaaggaaaTTCAGGAGAACTTAATGTGTCTGTGATTTCCTGACTATCAACAAACGCTAAGGACAGAGGAAATGTCTGTTCTTTTTCAGGGCTGGAGGAAGGCAGAGTAAGAGGAGGGGAAGAGGTGAAACCATGTATagatgttgtaaatgtctgGGCAGATTCAGAAATAACATGAGGTGAAAGAGGTGAGGCAGAACCAGGCAGAGGTGGAGCAGGAGGCAGTTGAGGGTTCCTTGTGGTATCTGAAGTGTTTGAGGATATGGAGGTGGACGAGGACGAAGACACAGACTTTGAGGAAACCAACGAGGACTTCCTCTCTGGAACTTTGGGTTTCGGCTTTGCGACCCCAGGAGACTTGGCCCTTATGAACAAGGGAAAGGGAGTACCAGTAGTTGGGGTGTTGGACTGGCTGGAGTAACCACTAGAGGGTGATGTCAAGCGATGTATTTTCTCTGGAGATGTTGGATCTTTCATTGGGTTTGCCTTGTCTAAGGGCAGGCACATCCGGGTGCCTTTCTGAACGGTCCCGCCAATCATGACACCACTAACGCCTCCTTCACTGGCAGACCGAGTAACACATGAGAGCCCTTTCTCAGATCTTTGGCCTTGATAGTCTGTGCAAAAGTCCCAGGACTCGTTACAGTCGGAATGTTGACTGCTGCTGTCACTATTTGAAGGAACAACTGAACACATAGCTGCAGGGTCTGATACCTGGCTACTGGCTACACCGATGGCGCTGTGGCTCCTGGGACGCAGCACCCAGGGATCCTCAAAGTCACTGGAGGGACTCTGGGGTGAAAAGGATGCCCTCTGACTCCTCGTGTTCATCTGCAGACTTTGCTGAAGGCTTGTAATGAGCCTTTCATTCAAAACTGATTCACTAAGGTGGGACTTCCTCACCGGCTTGCGACGCAGTGAATCTGTGCGTTGTGGTGGGAGTGGAGGCTTCTTAGCCTTGCGTAGGGAAAAGTTGCGGGACAGTGACATGTTACTGCCAAGACTTGAACGGTCACCGTGGCTCTCATGGTCACATCCATAAGTGCCGTGACTGGCATTGGCAGACTTGCTGATGCAATTATGACTGTGGGACTTTAGTCCTGAATCCAGGCGCATGGACGTGTAGTAGCCCTCATTGTCCACCGAGTACAGTGAGCTGGAGTCGGTCTTGGTAGGTGAATGCTCCAAGCTGCCATACGCGTGGTTCACTGGAGAAGAGCAGCTAGAGATGATTTGGGGTTTGTCTGAGCAGCAGTTATTGTCATACCCCCACTGCTCTGAGGTGAGAGTGTTGCAGCTCTGGGTGCTGCTTTCAGAGAAGCTGGACTCTCGCCGAGCATAAGTGGGGCTGCTGCATATCAGGCCACTCGGTGTGCTGCATTGAGAGCCGGTTTCTGTATGGACCTCTCTAAGGGATGCACTTGACTGCATCCGGGAAGAGCCTTTTGAGCTGGGTTGTTTACTAGCAGGATAAGGTGGTACGGACTGTAAGGAAGGTGCTCCATTTTCAGAAGGAACTGAGTCAAAGTCAGAGGTGGAATGCAATGAATCACTGAGGCTGCGAGAGGCTGAGGATGAAGCAATTTGCTCTTCACTCTGGATGACTCTGAAATTTGGACTCAGAATACTGTTTGTCCCTGTACTGAACCCCACTTGATGACGCAGGGGAGTTGAAGAGCCATTGTTCATTCGATACGAGAGGCTGCCATATTTGGACTCAGGCTGTGCACTCACCCGGGCACTGGTGCGAGGCAGGCTGTGGAAATCTTGATCAATTCTGCTGAGTTGCGGGGTGAAAGCAAAACCATTGCAGTCACTCACGGCAGAAAGGCTTCCTGAAGATGACGTGGAGATTTGGGCCATCTGAGCAGCAATTCCTTGACCCCGCTGAGCCCGGATCCTGCGCATGGATGGAACTATCTTGATTTCCTCTGTCTGGCAACCAGAGTCTCGTGTCTCAGAGAAATGAAGCGTGGAGTTGATGCTGCCAGTTCGACCGAGGGTGGAGAACTGGCCTGTTATACACATAGAGTGGGCCCTGGACTCTGCTTTTGACGCTAAATAgtttgagaggaaaaaaatgtttgtcatATTAGGATTAAGATTTGCTGGCAATATGGTTTTAGCATTAAATCCCATCTGAAACTTTAACTTCTTAAATTTCTGTCTAGATCTACATAGAAATCTGTGTATCATTCATTCTGACGATTTTCTATTGATAATCCAAAATTATGGAAAAGTGTCTGTTTTTTGTTATGTGTTTGTGAATCGGATACAAAAAAACGGAAAATGTGTCTTCGATTAAATCtgcaaaatagaaaaattaGTTTTGTCGCCCGTTTGTGAGGTTTGTCACACTGCGCATGTGTAAACACAGAACTGAAGTTcaagtagcagaacatggaatcTTTTGGCAGTGAAAGACACAAGCAATCCTTTTAAATGTGGTCTTGCCTACTTTTCATGACTGGAACAATAgggagaaaagttatttatagtggaaaataaaatgaattttagtGGAATATATGGTAATATAATTGGTAATATAAAGACTAAagcaatgaaaaactgaaaatgatttCTGCACAGTGTGCTTTAAATGTTTAGGGAAAGTACATGGAAGATCCTGCTTATCCTTTCAGTAGTCATGTCTTCTCCGTTCAGAGTTAGTTGTTTTGTTCGCCTGAACAACAAATCTTTTGATGGCTGCACGGAGATGGATCATGATAACTACAACaattttgtgtgcttttgtttttttttggtatctgattcacacacacatatgttacATGATACATGAATGATACATGAATTAAATAGCAGTatgatgcaaaaatgttttttcagtcTCAGATATGATAATGAACATGAAACATAAAACCACAGTGTAAATGGGGTGGCATGGCATATATGGGTAAAGGGTAAAAAGTTCATTTCATGTATATGTTTAAAATACATGTGTGTCTGAAACATACAGCTCATTTGTACTAGTCAGAGCAACACATTGCCAAAAACCATACCTAATTCTCTCTGGATGTTGTCAGGAACCCCTGTTATGGTCTTTCTCCTTCTAACCTTCTTGGTGCGTCTTATCACAGTGTCAGTGTTAATGAGGGAGCGGCGGAAGCTGGCCTGGCGGTCAAAGTTTTCGCCTGAGCAAGTAAACGGGTTGTTACTGCTGCATGACTCTACATCCATGCAAGACATAACAAAAAACTAATAGATGTAAAATGATGCAAAAGAAGCAAGCtgaaatattaacattaattagCACTATAAGATTCATTACATCAAATGAATCTTTTCAAGGTCCACATTCAACTTTAGCTGCACAATGTCAAAGTTGCATCTTGGTGTAACTTAGTTGACCTGCTGTGTAAATTAGTTGACCCTACCTGTGACGTTAATGGGGATGATGTTGCTGACCACCGATTGGGCCTGCTGCCTCATTTTCTCCTCCGGAGTGGGAAGGGGCAGACTCTTGGTCCAGCTGGTGTAGCCATTGCTGTCGCAGCTTTCCTCAATCACTGGTGTCCTTGGCCTCATGGAATAAACCAGCAGCTCTTCCTCAGGGGACGAAACTGAGGACTGGGCATCACAACCAGCAAATTGGCAGAGGAAACATTCTAACTAAGTAACAGTTTACCAGTTATTGCCTGAGATTAGGAATCAACATATTTGTGAGTTAAATGATTTCCCATAATCTAAATTTCCAGATAATATCAAATGAGTATCAGTAATGTTAGTGttcaatgaaacaaaaaaaattctaaagcTATTGAAATATTGCTATGAGGTTTCTAGCACAATGCAAATGCATAATAACGCAACTACATAGATAGATAGTCTAATATAGTCTAACTAGCCAGTAC includes the following:
- the nhsl1a gene encoding NHS-like protein 1 isoform X4 is translated as MPFHKRAVSPRRLCRLDGDGDAGTSLFASLEDVSCRTLTGILRQLSDLSKHACGLFGGIEAEAAAVFHRAARLRLRLDSLQHAARELDHTRVKLPVSSLDDESKWTVHYTAPWHQQENVFLPGSRPDCVEDLHRQAKVNLKRVLRECDKLEKDGSHSSQYYHQDPGFSHSSLSDSSLLHHQDNEKKSSVSSPEEELLVYSMRPRTPVIEESCDSNGYTSWTKSLPLPTPEEKMRQQAQSVVSNIIPINVTGENFDRQASFRRSLINTDTVIRRTKKVRRRKTITGVPDNIQRELASKAESRAHSMCITGQFSTLGRTGSINSTLHFSETRDSGCQTEEIKIVPSMRRIRAQRGQGIAAQMAQISTSSSGSLSAVSDCNGFAFTPQLSRIDQDFHSLPRTSARVSAQPESKYGSLSYRMNNGSSTPLRHQVGFSTGTNSILSPNFRVIQSEEQIASSSASRSLSDSLHSTSDFDSVPSENGAPSLQSVPPYPASKQPSSKGSSRMQSSASLREVHTETGSQCSTPSGLICSSPTYARRESSFSESSTQSCNTLTSEQWGYDNNCCSDKPQIISSCSSPVNHAYGSLEHSPTKTDSSSLYSVDNEGYYTSMRLDSGLKSHSHNCISKSANASHGTYGCDHESHGDRSSLGSNMSLSRNFSLRKAKKPPLPPQRTDSLRRKPVRKSHLSESVLNERLITSLQQSLQMNTRSQRASFSPQSPSSDFEDPWVLRPRSHSAIGVASSQVSDPAAMCSVVPSNSDSSSQHSDCNESWDFCTDYQGQRSEKGLSCVTRSASEGGVSGVMIGGTVQKGTRMCLPLDKANPMKDPTSPEKIHRLTSPSSGYSSQSNTPTTGTPFPLFIRAKSPGVAKPKPKVPERKSSLVSSKSVSSSSSTSISSNTSDTTRNPQLPPAPPLPGSASPLSPHVISESAQTFTTSIHGFTSSPPLTLPSSSPEKEQTFPLSLAFVDSQEITDTLSSPEFPSPPPEREIILDCILPDTFQPQPNLPSLLPPPPLPVMNLLSEPVTQVCPRSVDRLAVEILTDPCAGQQEEAVNSPHPLITTGLLEMVRLHSLESKDEGVPVEEQQQDYDLQISRNPETFKDPEICQSFMMMPPLSCLIENAMQEPPSVMEASHSNDPVTIECGELEDMCEESPNNVCPDIISQQPEPESMSSVPPIDVQTCPVDLIPRTLIMPLSPDPPVPSRKPRLSLIIPPLPAIPNFEVEYPQVLNMNGSVILSPEGGLGLFEAVNGQCFTMPPDEDDSDSGSSTPMAQRRHSLSSELSSDSFQGLRLQDLTIQEHDLGLSDDRSTSDGDDEADSTTSGSTSSKEEEFGVVLESLTEDSLLTASRDVEVQDEMVTPARPRTTEDLFAVIHRSKRKILGRGDCDEERGQNLLFPSSPVTPTGSCPALSPGSRAAGSIQRSLRRSTTSSDSFKALLLRKGTRSESSFRMSAAERLRNTDPRLQRSQSDSSPSPLPSPQEDEGSSSISPLAHGCRAAEEWPVPRLSPALCPAAGRHGRSRTPPSAASSRYNTCSRIPSSPMTAICEKEGELTETLDCGSDSEPLERLHRPVTLDMNCSTPLCIESST
- the nhsl1a gene encoding NHS-like protein 1 isoform X2, whose product is MPFHKRAVSPRRLCRLDGDGDAGTSLFASLEDVSCRTLTGILRQLSDLSKHACGLFGGIEAEAAAVFHRAARLRLRLDSLQHAARELDHTRVKLPVSSLDDESKWTVHYTAPWHQQENVFLPGSRPDCVEDLHRQAKVNLKRVLRECDKLEKDGSHSSQYYHQDPGFSHSSLSDSSLLHHQDNEKKRSSVLDCLNKSCFALCCHLKSWRKKSSVSSPEEELLVYSMRPRTPVIEESCDSNGYTSWTKSLPLPTPEEKMRQQAQSVVSNIIPINVTGENFDRQASFRRSLINTDTVIRRTKKVRRRKTITGVPDNIQRELASKAESRAHSMCITGQFSTLGRTGSINSTLHFSETRDSGCQTEEIKIVPSMRRIRAQRGQGIAAQMAQISTSSSGSLSAVSDCNGFAFTPQLSRIDQDFHSLPRTSARVSAQPESKYGSLSYRMNNGSSTPLRHQVGFSTGTNSILSPNFRVIQSEEQIASSSASRSLSDSLHSTSDFDSVPSENGAPSLQSVPPYPASKQPSSKGSSRMQSSASLREVHTETGSQCSTPSGLICSSPTYARRESSFSESSTQSCNTLTSEQWGYDNNCCSDKPQIISSCSSPVNHAYGSLEHSPTKTDSSSLYSVDNEGYYTSMRLDSGLKSHSHNCISKSANASHGTYGCDHESHGDRSSLGSNMSLSRNFSLRKAKKPPLPPQRTDSLRRKPVRKSHLSESVLNERLITSLQQSLQMNTRSQRASFSPQSPSSDFEDPWVLRPRSHSAIGVASSQVSDPAAMCSVVPSNSDSSSQHSDCNESWDFCTDYQGQRSEKGLSCVTRSASEGGVSGVMIGGTVQKGTRMCLPLDKANPMKDPTSPEKIHRLTSPSSGYSSQSNTPTTGTPFPLFIRAKSPGVAKPKPKVPERKSSLVSSKSVSSSSSTSISSNTSDTTRNPQLPPAPPLPGSASPLSPHVISESAQTFTTSIHGFTSSPPLTLPSSSPEKEQTFPLSLAFVDSQEITDTLSSPEFPSPPPEREIILDCILPDTFQPQPNLPSLLPPPPLPVMNLLSEPVTQVCPRSVDRLAVEILTDPCAGQQEEAVNSPHPLITTGLLEMVRLHSLESKDEGVPVEEQQQDYDLQISRNPETFKDPEICQSFMMMPPLSCLIENAMQEPPSVMEASHSNDPVTIECGELEDMCEESPNNVCPDIISQQPEPESMSSVPPIDVQTCPVDLIPRTLIMPLSPDPPVPSRKPRLSLIIPPLPAIPNFEVEYPQVLNMNGSVILSPEGGLGLFEAVNGQCFTMPPDEDDSDSGSSTPMAQRRHSLSSELSSDSFQGLRLQDLTIQEHDLGLSDDRSTSDGDDEADSTTSGSTSSKEEEFGVVLESLTEDSLLTASRDVEVQDEMVTPARPRTTEDLFAVIHRSKRKILGRGDCDEERGQNLLFPSSPVTPTGSCPALSPGSRAAGSIQRSLRRSTTSSDSFKALLLRKGTRSESSFRMSAAERLRNTDPRLQRSQSDSSPSPLPSPQEDEGSSSISPLAHGCRAAEEWPVPRLSPALCPAAGRHGRSRTPPSAASSRYNTCSRIPSSPMTAICEKEGELTETLDCGSDSEPLERLHRPVTLDMNCSTPLCIESST
- the nhsl1a gene encoding NHS-like protein 1 isoform X6 → MFCLKAVSSLDDESKWTVHYTAPWHQQENVFLPGSRPDCVEDLHRQAKVNLKRVLRECDKLEKDGSHSSQYYHQDPGFSHSSLSDSSLLHHQDNEKKRSSVLDCLNKSCFALCCHLKSWRKKSSVSSPEEELLVYSMRPRTPVIEESCDSNGYTSWTKSLPLPTPEEKMRQQAQSVVSNIIPINVTGENFDRQASFRRSLINTDTVIRRTKKVRRRKTITGVPDNIQRELASKAESRAHSMCITGQFSTLGRTGSINSTLHFSETRDSGCQTEEIKIVPSMRRIRAQRGQGIAAQMAQISTSSSGSLSAVSDCNGFAFTPQLSRIDQDFHSLPRTSARVSAQPESKYGSLSYRMNNGSSTPLRHQVGFSTGTNSILSPNFRVIQSEEQIASSSASRSLSDSLHSTSDFDSVPSENGAPSLQSVPPYPASKQPSSKGSSRMQSSASLREVHTETGSQCSTPSGLICSSPTYARRESSFSESSTQSCNTLTSEQWGYDNNCCSDKPQIISSCSSPVNHAYGSLEHSPTKTDSSSLYSVDNEGYYTSMRLDSGLKSHSHNCISKSANASHGTYGCDHESHGDRSSLGSNMSLSRNFSLRKAKKPPLPPQRTDSLRRKPVRKSHLSESVLNERLITSLQQSLQMNTRSQRASFSPQSPSSDFEDPWVLRPRSHSAIGVASSQVSDPAAMCSVVPSNSDSSSQHSDCNESWDFCTDYQGQRSEKGLSCVTRSASEGGVSGVMIGGTVQKGTRMCLPLDKANPMKDPTSPEKIHRLTSPSSGYSSQSNTPTTGTPFPLFIRAKSPGVAKPKPKVPERKSSLVSSKSVSSSSSTSISSNTSDTTRNPQLPPAPPLPGSASPLSPHVISESAQTFTTSIHGFTSSPPLTLPSSSPEKEQTFPLSLAFVDSQEITDTLSSPEFPSPPPEREIILDCILPDTFQPQPNLPSLLPPPPLPVMNLLSEPVTQVCPRSVDRLAVEILTDPCAGQQEEAVNSPHPLITTGLLEMVRLHSLESKDEGVPVEEQQQDYDLQISRNPETFKDPEICQSFMMMPPLSCLIENAMQEPPSVMEASHSNDPVTIECGELEDMCEESPNNVCPDIISQQPEPESMSSVPPIDVQTCPVDLIPRTLIMPLSPDPPVPSRKPRLSLIIPPLPAIPNFEVEYPQVLNMNGSVILSPEGGLGLFEAVNGQCFTMPPDEDDSDSGSSTPMAQRRHSLSSELSSDSFQGLRLQDLTIQEHDLGLSDDRSTSDGDDEADSTTSGSTSSKEEEFGVVLESLTEDSLLTASRDVEVQDEMVTPARPRTTEDLFAVIHRSKRKILGRGDCDEERGQNLLFPSSPVTPTGSCPALSPGSRAAGSIQRSLRRSTTSSDSFKALLLRKGTRSESSFRMSAAERLRNTDPRLQRSQSDSSPSPLPSPQEDEGSSSISPLAHGCRAAEEWPVPRLSPALCPAAGRHGRSRTPPSAASSRYNTCSRIPSSPMTAICEKEGELTETLDCGSDSEPLERLHRPVTLDMNCSTPLCIESST